The Balneola sp. MJW-20 genome window below encodes:
- a CDS encoding GTP-binding protein, translated as MAKETFQRTKPHVNVGTIGHVDHGKTTLTAAITTVMAKTYGGVAQAFDQIDNAPEERERGITIATAHVEYETETRHYAHVDCPGHADYVKNMVTGAAQMDGAILVVAATDGPMPQTREHILLARQVGVPQIVVFMNKVDLVDDEEL; from the coding sequence ATGGCAAAAGAGACCTTTCAGCGAACCAAGCCACACGTGAATGTGGGCACGATCGGACACGTAGATCACGGTAAGACGACTCTTACGGCGGCGATCACCACTGTAATGGCGAAGACCTACGGTGGCGTAGCGCAAGCCTTTGACCAAATTGACAATGCTCCGGAAGAGCGCGAGCGTGGTATTACCATTGCGACGGCTCACGTGGAGTACGAAACCGAAACCCGTCACTACGCACACGTAGACTGTCCGGGTCACGCCGACTATGTGAAGAACATGGTAACCGGTGCGGCGCAGATGGACGGTGCTATTTTGGTGGTAGCGGCTACTGATGGTCCTATGCCACAGACTCGTGAGCACATCCTGCTTGCCCGTCAGGTGGGTGTACCTCAGATCGTGGTATTCATGAATAAGGTGGATCTGGTAGACGATGAAGAGCT